The nucleotide sequence GGTCCAGTGTGGTATTTGAAAAATCAGCACTGATATCCCTGTGGCCAGAACCTGGAATGGGAGGGCCAAGGGGCCAGTCACACCTGGAGAGGAGCTTTCACCTCGAATCCTCCAGGGCAGAGTCCCCTGGAAAGGGAGTCCTAGAGGTCCTGTCCTGCCCCTGGCTGTGACggactttctttttctccttcagatCTCTAGGTTTCAGCCCAGGTGGCAGAGGCTGTGGGAGAGTAAGGTGCCCACTATATCCTGCCTCTGATAAGCAGCTGTCGGCTGAGCCCAGAGTGCCCTGGCACAGCAGGGTTTATTTGCCAAGCTTGAGTGTTGGAGCTTCCTGGACCCGCCTgccctggaggggacagagcaggGAGGAGCAGTGGGCCAGGTGGTAGGCATCTCTGGCTGAGAAGGACAGAACCCCAGAGTGCTCACGCATACCGCCCTTCTGCCCACAGAACCCTCATCTAAGGACATCTACCTTGTTTCATTTCGGTACCCATGCAAGGAGTGAATCACTGGGCTGGGGCAGCAAGGAATGGGGTGGTGCACAGTACACGGAGGGGACACGAGATCCGGAGGCTCCCTTACTCAGGTGCACTGCCCCACACGGGGGTCCAGACACCCAGGCGACTTAGACGCTGGGTCACTGGGCCTGAGCTACCTCACCTGGCAGGAGTCCGGGACAGTGCACCGCCATGGCAGAGACCACCAAGGGCCGTGTCCAGGCCTCCCGACCCCGCCCCCGGAGCGGGGGGCTCATTTGCATGGCCCCGCCCCGGCGTGGCCATTGGCGGCGGCTACGGAAGGCCGGGCCTGAGTGGCTGCGCGGCCTGTGGGGTGGCAGGGGCGGGGCGGACGCCAGCCCCAAGATGCTACCACCGCCTCTGCCGCCGCCGCGGGACGGGTTTGGGTCCGGGTCCGGGTCGGGCTCGGTAATCACAGGCAGTTGGACGGCCCGGGGCTCCGCGGCCGCAGCAAGAGTGCACTGAGCGCCCGCTTGCCATGTCCAGGAAGAAGACCTCCAAGAGCAAGGCGGGGAGCGTACCTGCTGCCTCGGCGCTGCCCGCCGCCAACGGGTCCCGGCCGGCGCGCCCCGGGTCCGCGCACCCTGGCTCTGAGACGCCGCCCAACGGGCCCCCGCAGCCCAGCCGGCCCTCGCTGGGTGGCGGTGGTGACTTCTACTACGACGTCGCCTTCAAGGTGAGctacctccctccccacccccaacacacacaggcTAGTGCAGCAGGTGGCGTCGGGTCCGAGCCGAAGGGGAGGGGGCGCAGAGGGGTAGTGCCAGGCTCAGCGGACCCCAGCTGCCAAGTCGTCCGCTGCGGAACCCCGTGGCTGGCACGGCTGCACTGTGCAtcgtgcgcgcgcgcgcacacacagcTGTCAGGCCCGAGTTGGAGGTATTCAACAGCTGGCAGGGTCTGACTTCCCGCCCCCCCCCAACACATTCACCAGGTGGAGGGCCAAATAAGGGGTCCCGAGACATCAGAGCTCTGCAGCTGTCCCTCCCTGATTCTCGCCCCCACCTGGGCTCCGGTTTTATCATTTCCCATATGCTGCCTTCCCTCACCCTGTGTGGGTCTCTGCTTTTTCCAGGAGGCTATAGGAAGAGGTTTATCAATTGGGTGAGGAGACTGAGGTCTCTTCCAGACCAAGACAGAACCTGTGTGAATTTGGCCGGGGTAGGCAGGACCATTTTTGGGTTTTGGAGCATTTGGCAGGAGGCtgggtgggggaggcagagggCCTGACTGCCCCTCCCTGTACCCAGATCTGGCCCAGGCCCCTCTTCATGTCGAAGTCTGACCCTGGATTGGCAAGTCCCTTCTGAGCCTTGCTGCTGGGATTTGTAaccttactggggtttgaagtcccTGGCCCAGAGCCCCTACAGTAGGGTCTCTTAGGAGGTCTCAGCTGACACCCCCAGCACTGCTCTCCATTAGGCCCCAAATGTTGCACTCCCGGATCAAGCATGATGTCCATTGGAGAGGGACAGGTAGGATCCCGATTGAAATGGGCACTGTTGGAGGGGGAGGGGACTGAGACCACCAGGGTCAGAGCTAGGGATTCAGGCCATTGAAAACTGTAGCTGCTGCATCTCTCCAGGCTATGCTGAGTCTCCTGGCCTGGGATGTCCCCTTCTCTAGTCTCTCCAAACACAGTCCATGTTTGGCCAGGACTGCTCAGGACGCATCAGAAACCCCCTCTGGGTAGGCTGACACCTCAgtacccccccctttttttttggcagtactgaggcttgaactcagggccttcatctttttttttttttgtgaagggtttttttgagataggatctcttgaactttttgcctgggctggctttgaaccttgatcctcctgatctctgcctcctaagtagctaggattacaggtctgagccactggcaccaggctctcAATCTCCTTTTTCCCAGGCCTGACCCCCTGACCCTCCTATCTGTCCTAGGTCATGCTGGTGGGGGATTCAGGAGTAGGGAAGACCTGCCTACTCGTGCGCTTCAAGGATGGAGCCTTCCTGGCAGGCACCTTCATCTCCACTGTGGGCATTGACTTCCGGGTAAGAATGGAGGCTGATATCCTGAACTATGACTGGTCTTGCCATGCCCCAGCCCCCCAGAATCCCTGGGTAGCTGGTTTTATGTAGACCCAGTTGTGTCCACAGGTCAGGGAGTGAAGCTTGGCAAGGGTGGCTGGGATGGGACTCCTTAGCTACAAAGCTGACTGCCTCCCAGTACCTTTCAACACCTGGGTGGTGGCTGCATCTGAATGAAGCAGAGAGAAGACCCCTTGCAATGGGGCTGTATACTGTGTCCCAGGGTGGTGGCAGTCAGAGGGGACCCAAGACTGTGGGAGGTGCTGGGTCCCTGCCCAGGTCCCACAAGCCAGGTAGCATGGTACACAGCCTGGGAGAGGGTTTCCAGAGCTTGCCTGGTGGAAAAGTTCCTGCCTTTGGGTGTGGAgacctccttccccccaccctaaACCCTAAGTGGGGGCATGGGGGCTCTGTTATCAAAGCCCTACCTTGCCCACCAGTCTGAATCGCACGTGCTGAGGTGCTGGTGTGTTCTTGGCAAATTGTGCTGAGGTGCTGGTGTGTTCTTGGCAAATTGTGAACTTGCATTTTTCTCACCCTCTAATTAGACCCAGTTAGCTGGAGGCCTGTTCGAAGGACAGGAAAGGGGGGCTCCCTCCAGTCTGGGAAGCAGTTCTCTACCTCAGTTGGGGGTTCCAGGTCTCCCAAAGCTCTCCAGGACGAAGGGCTGAGGTGCTAGAGGCGGGAAGGATAGGCTTGGGGGAATGAGTGATTCTTTGCctgtcctcccttcccccacttaTTGGCTCCGGGCaagtggtaagggaggtggggcCATTTGGTTTGCATCCCTGTTCAGGGTACCAGGGAAAAGCGAGGTATTGTCCCCAGCCTGGCAGATGGTTGAAACTGGTTCCCTGGAGACCCAAGAGTACCCTGACCACAGGGGCTCCAGAGGAGGGAGGTGGAGCTTGTTCCAGCAGACCAGGGACTCAGTCAGTGGTTTTAGCCCCTCCTATACACCTGAGGTGAGACAACTCCAGCCTGGCATCTAGTCCTGGGAAGGCCCAGCTGGCaagaggctttaaaaaaaaaaaaaaagaaagaaagaaattagtctTTTCTCTGGGTATGATGTGTTTCCCAGTGCACAAAACAGTTCACATGGGAGCAGCTGCAGATGGGCACCCCACCTACCCCATTTGCAGATGTGGAAACTAGAGCAGTTAATGTTGACTGGGTTATAACACAGATGACTTTAAGTTGGTACAAATGGCTCTAAGCAGGAACAGTTCATCTACAGACTGAGAGGTCTACACTCTTAACAAAACCTGAGCAGGCCCCAGGGAGAGGGCTTTCTAGAGCAGTGAAGAAAAAATCTGTACAAGAAGTAGACACAGCTGGCCGCAGAGAGTGGCAACCTGACATCAGCTAAATCTCTTCAAGGGGTCACCCGGAGGTACAGGAAGCGGAAAAGGGAAGAACCAGGCAGCCCCAGGTTTCAGAAGTATGAGCTGCAGGCAGTGGTGTGTGGGACAGGCATTGCTCAAGAATGACTTAgggccgggcaccggtggctcacacctataatcctaccaactcaggaggcagagaccaggaggattgcagttcgaaggcagcctgagcaaatagtttgagagatcctatctcaaaaacacccatcacagacacaaaaaaagggctggtggaatgagtggctcaaggtgtaggccctaagttcaagccccagtaccaaaaaaaaaaaaaaaaattaagacttagAATTTAGCCAGGGGTGGGAAAGGGGCTCCCCAGTCATCAGTGGGGCTGGGTTCAACACTGGCTTGTATTAATCCTGTGACACTGAGTCCTGGCTGAAGCTGACTGGTTCTCTTTCAGAATAAAGTTGTGGATGTGGATGGCATGAAGGTGAAGCTGCAGGTGAGATGACTGGGGGAGGGCAAGTTGGGGGTCGGGGTCACCAGGGAGGAGCTGAGCAGCATGACCAGAGACTGTTGCCACAGATCTGGGACACAGCTGGTCAGGAGCGGTTCCGCAGTGTCACCCACGCCTACTACCGGGATGCTCATGGTGAGCCCATGGACATGGGGGCTGACCATTCCCCTGGGAGTCGGGGCTATGATCTGTTGGTGGGACAACAGATGAGGGTGTGATGCTGCCACACTGTGACTTGAGGTGTCTGGGCAGCAGGGTATGTGTAACTGGGAACCACTGAGCCCCAGGGTTGTCCTCACTGCCCTTTGCCCCCAGCACTGCTGCTGCTCTATGATGTCACTAACAAGGCCTCCTTTGACAACATCCAGGTCAGTGGCCTTCCTTGGTGGAGGGGGGTGGAATGGGCCACCAGAGATGGGGATTGATGGCCCCTTTGCCCAGCACACTGAGCTTTTCTGGAAATGGGCACCCTATGGGGTCTGCCTTGGAGTCAGCGTTCCAACAGGGCAAAGTGCACAGGGAACACCAGCCCCCAGCCTGGTCCCAGCTGTCCCCACACAGGCCTGGCTGACTGCGATCCAGGAGTATGCCCGGCACGATGTGGTGCTCTTGCTGCTGGGGAACAAGGTGGGTGGCCGGGTCCCATGGGGTAGGGCCGCTGTGGGGAGGAAGGGTTGGCAAGCCATGGGCCAGACGTCACCAAAAATCCTGTGCTGGGGCCAGGTGGACTCTGCTCAAGAGCGTGTGGTGAAGAGGGAGGACGGGGAGAAGCTGGCCAAGGTGAGTCAGGTGGGGTGGGTTCCTGAGGGTGCCCTTGAGGCTGTGAAGCCTGGGCTGTCCCCACCAGTCCTCCCAGGTGGCAGTAGCTGTTTGCAGGAGTACGGGCTGCCTTTCATGGAGACCAGTGCCAAGACGGGCCTCAACGTAGACTTGGCCTTCACAGCCATAGCAAAGTAAGTCCTGGCAGTGAACATAAAGCTCCCCAAGACCCAGGATCTGAATCCCCGTGTTTGGGGGTACAGGAGGCCACTTTGTTCCATCATCACCCCTGCTCTGCAGGGAGCTGAAACAGCGCTCCATGAAGGCTCCCAGCGAGCCCCGCTTCCGGCTGCACGACTATGTTAAGAGGGAGGGTCGAGGGGCCTCCTGCTGCCGTCCCTGAACCTGGCTGAGCTCAGTCCCACTTTGAAGGAAACAGCCCTGGAGGGCTGGACAGCGGGTCTATAGGCCCTTCTGACTTCATCAAGTGGACACCCCAGGGTGCCCATTTCCAGGACTCCTGGATCAAGCTTCATCCCTTAGTCCCATCTTAATCCTTGGTTCCGAGGAGCAGGCCACAAGGCCATCATAGAAAAGCAAAGGTCCTCCACTTGGAGGGGCACACCTCACAAGGGCACAAACCATGCTGGTGCTCTGCTGCCCCCCTCTGGGCACTCCCAGCTAAGCTGGGCCACAGGCCAGCATGTGTGTAGTGCCTAACAAAGCCACGTCTTCACCTGCACACTGCTCAGGCAGGACTCCACCGCTAATCATACGTTCATGTGCCCCAAGGACCACAGCCACCTCTTCCCTGGCAACCCATAAGGGGCTCTGGTCCAAGCATCAGTAAAGTCCAAGGCTGTGTTCATGATGCAAGGAATGACACGTGGGCATTAACAGAACATCAGGAAACTGCGATCACCAGCCCTAGCCTGCTGACGAAGGTACCAACTTGGTGGGCCACAGCACTAGGCCAGGCCTGTTCCTGAGGCATATGGTTGCCCAGCTATTTCCAGCTTATGCTAAAGCCATCAAACCAGTCTTTTGAGTGGTTTCAGTCCTAGTGAATAAAAGTATGTTTTCTGAAGTTTGTTTCATCTGTTGAGCAACTGAAGTTTTAGAGGACTCAGTAAGGCCAGGACTTCAGGACAAGTTGGGCACAGGTGGGGATCTGGATGATTAACGTCAATTTCCCCACAGTACCAAACAGTAAAGAGGAGCATTCAGGACCCATCCTATGGTAAAGGCATAAAACAGGCAAAAAGCAGTCCCAACAGACTTGCACTTTCGTGCCTATATCCCTTTGCAGATTGCAGGTGGTTCACGTTAAGAGCACATGAAATTAATGATGCTTAAGAACAGGGTTTGGTGAGCCTTGAGTCAGTTAAAAAATTTACCAAAACAAGTAGAAGCAAAGCTTTATTAAAATACTATTGACTCAATGTTGGAGTAGCCTTGTAAGAAAAacagattaaggtgacagtataagGTAGATGGAcctcatatacctgtatgaaattgctttaagaaacctactgcaattgctttaagtggagcaggagggggagagatgatggggcaatATAACTAATGAACATATAAATCTaaccagaattgtcactatgaatccttcctgagtaatgaatatatcctaataaaaagtttaaaataaaacactacGCTGCTGAGGGTAGCAGTGAGCAGCTGAGCAACAAGGGAGTGCTGCTACCCTGACGTTTGGGACAGGCCTCTACGGTATGTTAGGGAAGGGCTCAAAAGAACAGAGAATCACGCTTTATGAGTGACACAGGACTCTAGCAATCTCTGGGGATGAGAGTGCGAGAGCACGCTGAGTTGGGGGTAGGCTGGGTTTTTTAAGGTCAAAGCAAGAACAAAGACAGGAAGCAGAAGATAATCAGAAGGAGTAAGGAAAAGGAGTAGCCATTGTAGGTTAGGGGGGCATGGGGTTGTATGAGGCGGTTTGCCTGGTCCCTGATGCCTCCTTGTGCAGCTGTGAGGTGGTCCAGGCTGTGCCAGTTTTGCAGGACCACTGCTGCCAGGGAGTCCTGTAGATCGTCTGTTGTAAGATTTCTTTGAGCCTGTTAGTCAATTCCTTAGAAAGTCTGGCAAATTCAGAAATGGATATTCCCATGCCAGCCCAGCCAGTTCCTGCCCCAGTAGTGATCCCCAGGGCTACCAGGAGGGGGAACCAATTGTACTGCTCTCTGTTCTTATTTGAGTATTACCTGAGAGGGGATAGGAAATGAGGTGTATGGGGGTGCGAACTCAAGTGTGGGGGACATATAAGCTAGGGTGCAGGTTCCAGTCTAATTGGTTGGTAAACAGATGTAGCTATTTGTCCCGCATACCCAAGTGTCCTGAAGTGAAGGCACCCTGATGTGTGGAATTAGGTGAGCAGGAGTAGATTGGGGGGGTGGACTGGGAACAGGTATTTGGTGGGAGCACGCTAGCAAAGAAGCTGTTAGCACAAAAATGGTGTTGCTGCTGGGGCCCCTGGAATTCCAAACCAGTGGGTTTGGAGTTTCCAGACTCAGTCTCTAACTGTGAGTGGAGGAAGAGTCTGATGTTTGCTGGGGTTGGAACTTGTTTGCAGGTGTCATTGGCAGGAAACAATCATTTCATATTCTGGGATAGCTTTGTGTCTCGTCCCACACAGTACTGtgaggtggtggtggggattTTGTATAGGTCACCTGAAAAGGTAGGGAAGTCTGAGAGTTTGAAATAGTCAGGGCTGGAAATCTTTATGTTTCTGTGGGCTGTAGGATTTAGGAGAAGGATGGTTGTGTTGCAATGAGAAGGTGGGAGCCTACCTGTTGTGGTGGGTGGGATATAAGGGAAATGCAGAGTGGGGCCTGATATGCCAATTTAAGATTGATTTGGGCAGGGGTGGTTATAGGTCTTTGTGGGGGTTTGGGGTTTAGGAAGGAGGTCCTGATTTCCTTGATAGCACCTACCAGGAAGATGTTTGTTCCTTCTACCAGGGTCATTCCCTAGACACCGAGCTTCCTGTATACTCACTACAGCCGGTGAGGTGACCCAGTAGTGTAGTGAGACTGGAAGGTTGGGGCTAGATTAAGGAAAAGGTGTTGGGGGATAGGAAATCCCAAGGCCACTTTTTTTGGCTAACTGATCCACCTGGTTGTTGGCCTGAGACAGGTATTTTCCATCCCGTTGGATGATGGCTGCCCAAAGTAATTCATCAATTAAAAAACTGTCCATTTACAATGGGGGCTTCTCACTGTGTTAGGAATCCTCTCTCCCCCCAGATTAAAACATCGGAGTGAATAATGTATATGTATTTGAGGGCTATTCTGCCTGCTGAGGTCCTAGGGGGCAGTTTTGGCTTCTATCACCCATTGGGGAGGGAAGCAATCTTGATTATGAAATCCCTCAATTATTGCACATCCAGCCTGGTAGGGGTGGGCCTTATGGGAATTCCCTTCAATGAACCAGTGGGGGGGGGCGCCCTAGAAAGGTGAGAATCTGTAATATGGGAAAACGAGCTAAAAGCAGAGTAGAGAGCCTCAAGGCATAAATGGGCAGGGGCTCCCCGAAAAGGGTGGAGATAATGGGGAGAAAGGTGGCGGGATTTAGGACAGATCATCGACTGAAAGATATTTGGGGATCTAAGAGTGTGGCATGATGTAGTTGAaccctggagggagggagggaaagaaaagcccAATGGCTCAGGTTTGTCAGGGAGTAAGAAGACAGGACATAGAGGGGACTATGAATGGCTACTTTGTTGGCCTCTGGGATAAGGAGTGAGACTGTCTCTAGAACTCTGAGGCAAtggggccagcctggaatacTGGGTCTAATTGTTTGGATAGGTAGGCGATGGGGTGAGAGTGTCACTGGCCTTTTGGCATAGGAGACCCAGAGCATGGCCTTTTATCTGAATGaatataaaggaagaaaggtttggTAGGATCAGGGAGGTAGTTAGGAGAAAGGGATGAGGGGGCTAGAAGAAGATGCCCTTTGGGGGCATCCTAAAGGGGCTTGGCTATTAAAGAAATAGGGTATCCATATCCTAAAGTAGTTGAATAAACCCAGTAGGGAGAGCAACTCCCCTTTGTTAGAGGGCAGCAGGGTGCTAAGGAGTGAAGTAAGGCAGTCTGGAGAGATGGACTGACAGCCAGGGCATTCAGAAGTTTGTTGTGTGGGCCTGCAAAGGAGGTGGTCATCCACATACGGGATGAGATGGCGGGGGGCCAGTCGAAGGGACTGGAGGTCCTGTTGGAGAGCCTGTCCAAAGAAATGAGGGCTATCCTGGAATCCTTGTGGCAGGATGGTCCAGGTTAGTTGTTACGAGGTGAGGGTGTCTGGATCTGACCAAGTAAAGGGGAAGAGAGGTTGGGAGACAGGGCGGAGCAGAATAGTGAAAAAGGCATCTTTTAGCTCTAATACAGTAAAGAACTGTGTCTGGGAAGGGATAGTACAGGAAAGTATAAGGGGTGGAAACAGGGTGTGTATGGAGAATGGGTCTTGGACGCCCAGGATGGGGGTATTGTGAGGCTTGTAGGAGCCTGTGAATGATAGGTTTGAGTGCCCTGAAGGTAGGAGGTGGCAGGGGATATTGTGAGACATTAACAATTGTAGTGGGGTCTTTGAAGGTCAGGAGATAAAGAGTTTCCTACAGTATGGAATCACTTGGTTTCAGTGggcctttctgtttctcccttAGAAGACAGTTGACTGTAACTGAATTTTCTGCACATGGCCTCACCTCCGCATTCCACCTGGCTCTTAGTATTTCATTCTCTTAACGGAAGTTTACTGCTAAGCAATTTAGATAAAGGCCCCCATCTTACTGTCAGGCCCTCCTGCCCGCTGGGCCTCTGGAATGCAGTCCATTTAGGGTTAAGGGCTGCAAGTTGATGTTGCGGGAAGAATAACAGACCAGCAAGAACGAGACAAACCCAGGTGGtcggaggaaagatttatttacgCTAAAGGGCCAgaacctggatctctccaaaatggCGCCGGCCCTTTAGCTCAGGGTTGTTGgttttttatgcctcagaatgcgGAAGCAAGCAAgcgggaaggacaaaagcagacgTGGCAGTTAGCCTTTCGCTGGGAGGTTACAACGTGTCACAGTAACACAAGGTTACCACGTATCACACTAGCACACCTGTGGCGGAAGGACATCGCTGTTTCTCTCGGGATGGTCTGAAACAGGGACCCGGCTGGGGGAGGGAGCTTTTACTTGCCTTTAGATCTTTTCCCTGGGTTTCCATCACTGGCTCACCACGGGCCCTGAAAACCAAACAGCGTGCAGCATGTAGACAAAAAGCCCTCATTCCCCTATTTTACTCAAATCCCTCCCCGTCAAGGGAACGTACCTAAGCCTCAGTTTTGCAATGTAATCAGACTGCACATGCAGTTTTCATACGAGGTGTCAGAAGTTAAAAGTAATTCATCATAGGCTTGGAAGTTCATGGGGAAAACCAGGCCAGGTTGAATCTTACCCGCAGGAAGCTGATGTGTGGATAAACGTTGAGGACAAAAAGTGGAGGCCAGACCAAGGCAGGACCCGGAACTAGCCAGGCCGGCAAGATTCGTGGGATCCCAAATTCCCATTCGGTGTCCAGTTTCTTCCCGCAACACGTGGACCAGCACAGGAAACACACCAACAAAACCTCGCACTCAATCCCAAAAGAACGCAGCCGTACGAGGCTGAAGCTTTTATAGGAACTTCCCCATCTGTGTGATTGGGCAATCTCGACGGAAGTGCCCGCCTTCCTTCGGCTGAAACGCCTCTTGTTTCCACCAATCGTGTCAAAGTATTTCTTTTGGAGGCGTTCCCTCCGGCAAGGTCCGACGCTCCTCCCTTTTTTGGAGACGATGAGCCTGACTGTGAGCGACGGGTCATGTTAACCAATCAAACTCCGATCTGCAACATAGACTGATTCTAAAGCCTCCAATCCCACCCCGCGACGACGGGGCTGTCGGAAGTCGTAGTTTGTGAAGCGATGTGTGTGAGGTGGCTGCCGGGGTTCCTAGAGTGGTTGAACTACAAGCCCCAGCTGGCGTAGTGCCCCAGCACTTCCGGCTCGTGCGTCTTGTGCCTTTCCCGGCCGGCGGCCGAGGGGGCACGATGAAGCGGGACGGTGGCGCAGCCGTTCCCGGGCAGTCGCGTGAGGGTAAGTGTCCGCGCGGTGCGCCGGATCAGGTGCTAGCGCCTCATCAGGTGCTAGCGCCTCAGTGCCGCGCggtggggagggagcaggggcgTCGCGGTCGGTGGAGGGCCTGGCCCGGGGGGGGGCGGGGCCAAGACGGGTTGGGGTCTCCGCGTCCGTGCGTGTCTCTCAGCTTGTCCACCAGTTTCTCCATTCCTTCACTCCCTCGTTTTTTTCTGCACTTCTTGTTGGCATTTATTGAGTGCCGCCTGGGTGTTAGGCACTGTTCTAGGCTCCGGGAAGACTGCAAAGAGCAAGATCCTAGTATTCATAAGCTCATGTGGTGCAGGATTTCTCAGTCTCCGCACTACTGACAGTTCGGGCTGGGTCGTTCTTTGCCGAGAGGAGCTTTCCCGAGCATTGTAGGATGTTGAGGTAAAGTCCTTGACTTTACCCACTGGAAGCTAGTACCCCACTCCCCGTTGTGACAACACAATCCTCCAGACATTAGTAAATGTTTTCGGGGGGCGGGGGGTGCAACCCACCCTCCAGAACCCTTGGCatagagaaaggagggagagactgACAATA is from Castor canadensis chromosome 17, mCasCan1.hap1v2, whole genome shotgun sequence and encodes:
- the Rab26 gene encoding ras-related protein Rab-26 isoform X2 — its product is MSRKKTSKSKAGSVPAASALPAANGSRPARPGSAHPGSETPPNGPPQPSRPSLGGGGDFYYDVAFKVMLVGDSGVGKTCLLVRFKDGAFLAGTFISTVGIDFRNKVVDVDGMKVKLQIWDTAGQERFRSVTHAYYRDAHALLLLYDVTNKASFDNIQHTELFWKWAPYGVCLGVSVPTGQSAQGTPAPSLVPAVPTQAWLTAIQEYARHDVVLLLLGNKVDSAQERVVKREDGEKLAKVSQVGWVPEGALEAVKPGLSPPVLPGGSSCLQEYGLPFMETSAKTGLNVDLAFTAIAKELKQRSMKAPSEPRFRLHDYVKREGRGASCCRP
- the Rab26 gene encoding ras-related protein Rab-26 isoform X4, with protein sequence MSRKKTSKSKAGSVPAASALPAANGSRPARPGSAHPGSETPPNGPPQPSRPSLGGGGDFYYDVAFKVMLVGDSGVGKTCLLVRFKDGAFLAGTFISTVGIDFRNKVVDVDGMKVKLQIWDTAGQERFRSVTHAYYRDAHALLLLYDVTNKASFDNIQAWLTAIQEYARHDVVLLLLGNKVDSAQERVVKREDGEKLAKVSQVGWVPEGALEAVKPGLSPPVLPGGSSCLQEYGLPFMETSAKTGLNVDLAFTAIAKELKQRSMKAPSEPRFRLHDYVKREGRGASCCRP
- the Rab26 gene encoding ras-related protein Rab-26 isoform X6 translates to MSRKKTSKSKAGSVPAASALPAANGSRPARPGSAHPGSETPPNGPPQPSRPSLGGGGDFYYDVAFKVMLVGDSGVGKTCLLVRFKDGAFLAGTFISTVGIDFRNKVVDVDGMKVKLQIWDTAGQERFRSVTHAYYRDAHALLLLYDVTNKASFDNIQAWLTAIQEYARHDVVLLLLGNKVDSAQERVVKREDGEKLAKEYGLPFMETSAKTGLNVDLAFTAIAKELKQRSMKAPSEPRFRLHDYVKREGRGASCCRP
- the Rab26 gene encoding ras-related protein Rab-26 isoform X3; translated protein: MSRKKTSKSKAGSVPAASALPAANGSRPARPGSAHPGSETPPNGPPQPSRPSLGGGGDFYYDVAFKVMLVGDSGVGKTCLLVRFKDGAFLAGTFISTVGIDFRNKVVDVDGMKVKLQHCCCSMMSLTRPPLTTSRSVAFLGGGGWNGPPEMGIDGPFAQHTELFWKWAPYGVCLGVSVPTGQSAQGTPAPSLVPAVPTQAWLTAIQEYARHDVVLLLLGNKVDSAQERVVKREDGEKLAKEYGLPFMETSAKTGLNVDLAFTAIAKELKQRSMKAPSEPRFRLHDYVKREGRGASCCRP
- the Rab26 gene encoding ras-related protein Rab-26 isoform X1: MSRKKTSKSKAGSVPAASALPAANGSRPARPGSAHPGSETPPNGPPQPSRPSLGGGGDFYYDVAFKVMLVGDSGVGKTCLLVRFKDGAFLAGTFISTVGIDFRNKVVDVDGMKVKLQHCCCSMMSLTRPPLTTSRSVAFLGGGGWNGPPEMGIDGPFAQHTELFWKWAPYGVCLGVSVPTGQSAQGTPAPSLVPAVPTQAWLTAIQEYARHDVVLLLLGNKVDSAQERVVKREDGEKLAKVSQVGWVPEGALEAVKPGLSPPVLPGGSSCLQEYGLPFMETSAKTGLNVDLAFTAIAKELKQRSMKAPSEPRFRLHDYVKREGRGASCCRP
- the Rab26 gene encoding ras-related protein Rab-26 isoform X5, producing MMSIGEGQVMLVGDSGVGKTCLLVRFKDGAFLAGTFISTVGIDFRNKVVDVDGMKVKLQHCCCSMMSLTRPPLTTSRSVAFLGGGGWNGPPEMGIDGPFAQHTELFWKWAPYGVCLGVSVPTGQSAQGTPAPSLVPAVPTQAWLTAIQEYARHDVVLLLLGNKVDSAQERVVKREDGEKLAKVSQVGWVPEGALEAVKPGLSPPVLPGGSSCLQEYGLPFMETSAKTGLNVDLAFTAIAKELKQRSMKAPSEPRFRLHDYVKREGRGASCCRP